One genomic region from Sulfurospirillum arsenophilum NBRC 109478 encodes:
- a CDS encoding Rieske 2Fe-2S domain-containing protein, which yields EVQTIQWRGKPIFILKKSADMPKNEKRDIVAGGSSYAVMIGLCTHLGCIPTWTPTTKQFKCACHGGEFDASGVNTFGPPPRPMDIPPFKIDGTKLVLGEEGPEYKKLVPKKA from the coding sequence AGAAGTGCAAACGATCCAATGGAGGGGCAAGCCTATTTTCATCTTAAAAAAAAGCGCAGATATGCCAAAGAATGAGAAACGTGACATCGTTGCAGGTGGTAGTAGCTATGCAGTCATGATCGGACTTTGTACGCATCTAGGATGTATCCCAACATGGACACCAACAACGAAACAGTTTAAGTGCGCCTGTCATGGTGGCGAGTTTGATGCCAGTGGTGTCAATACATTTGGACCACCTCCAAGACCAATGGACATTCCCCCTTTTAAAATAGACGGAACAAAGCTTGTTCTTGGTGAAGAGGGACCAGAGTATAAAAAACTTGTTCCTAAGAAAGCGTAA